CTGCACGAAGAGTGATATCAATACCTATACCTGTTAGTTCTTCAGCTGTAAGTAAGTTAGATAAGCTATTACGCAGTGTCTTACGACGTTGGTTAAAAGCTTCTAAACAAACGGTGTTTAATAACTTAGTACTTTTAGCTGAACGTTGTTCTGGCTTTTTAGGGATCAAGCGGATAACCGCTGAATCTACCTTAGGTGCAGGCTTAAAGCATTCAGGTGGCACATCAATCACTGGCATTGCGTGGCAGTAATACTGTGTCATCACACTTAAACGACCAAAGGCTTTACTGCCAGGGCCTGCAACCATACGTTTGACAACTTCTTTTTGCAGCATAAAGTGCATGTGCTCAACATTATCTGCGAACTCAAATAAATGGAATAGCAGCGGGGTCGAAACGTTGTAAGGTAAGTTACCAAAAATCTTTAACTTTTCGTCAGACTTGATCAGAGAGCTGAAATCGAACTTCATTGCATCGCCTTGATGCACTGTTAATTTAGGCCCTAAAAATGGGTGGCTCGTTAAACGTTCTGCTAAGTCTTTATCTAGCTCAACAACAGTTAGATGGCCACTTAATTCAGCTACAGGCTCAGTGATTGCACCAAGGCCTGGGCCGATTTCTACTAAATTGTCTTCAGGTTTAGGATCAATAGCCGTGACGATTTTGTCGATGATCATGTCATCGTTTAAAAAGTTTTGACCAAAACGCTTACGAGCGCGGTGTCCTAAATGTACTTTATCTGTCATTGATTCTGTGCTTTTTCATGGGCGAGCTTAATTGCTTCGCGGATCGCTAATTCAAAACTACCTACATCAGCAGTACCAGTGCCAGCTAAATCTAGTGCCGTACCATGGTCTACTGAGGTGCG
The nucleotide sequence above comes from Pseudoalteromonas shioyasakiensis. Encoded proteins:
- the rsmA gene encoding 16S rRNA (adenine(1518)-N(6)/adenine(1519)-N(6))-dimethyltransferase RsmA yields the protein MTDKVHLGHRARKRFGQNFLNDDMIIDKIVTAIDPKPEDNLVEIGPGLGAITEPVAELSGHLTVVELDKDLAERLTSHPFLGPKLTVHQGDAMKFDFSSLIKSDEKLKIFGNLPYNVSTPLLFHLFEFADNVEHMHFMLQKEVVKRMVAGPGSKAFGRLSVMTQYYCHAMPVIDVPPECFKPAPKVDSAVIRLIPKKPEQRSAKSTKLLNTVCLEAFNQRRKTLRNSLSNLLTAEELTGIGIDITLRAESLSLQQFIDIANWIYDNKQ